In Camelus ferus isolate YT-003-E chromosome 10, BCGSAC_Cfer_1.0, whole genome shotgun sequence, the following proteins share a genomic window:
- the EPS8L2 gene encoding epidermal growth factor receptor kinase substrate 8-like protein 2 isoform X2, translating into MSQLGGSLGRSDCVAKMSAKDLFEQRKKYSNSNVIMHETSQYHVQHLATFIMDKTEAIVSVEDAIRKLVQLSSKEKIWTQEMLLRVNDQSLRLLDIESQEELENFPLPTVRHTQTVLNQLRYPSVLLLVCQDSEQTKPDVHFFHCDEVEAELVHEDIESALADCRLGKKMRPQTLKGHQEKLRQRQSVLPPPQGPAPIPFQRYGGDSPSTKNRVGLSVPLSEPGFRRRESLEEEPRALLAQRIEKETQILNCGLDDIEWFVARLQKAAEAFKQLNQRKKGKKKGKKGPAEGVLTLRARPPSEAEFVDCFQKIKLAINLLAKLQKHIQNPSAAELVHFLFGPLDLIVSTCGGPDIARSVSSPLLSRDAVGFLRGHLVPKEMALWESLGETWTRPRSEWPREPQVLPYMPKFHSGWEPPLDVLQEAPWEVEGLASAPSEEPTPVSRQSFRNSLKHGLISEPTAPGDVLSQVSSPHAHRGYEPTPAMAKYVKVLYDFTARNANELSVLKDEVLEVLEDSHQWWKLRNRSGQAGYVPGNILAEIRPEDAPLEQASLKYWGPSSPTHKLPPSFAGNKDELIHHMDEVNDELVKKISHIKAQAQPQRHFRVERSQPVHLPLTYESGPGEVRAWLEAKAFSARVVENLGVLTGPQLFSLNKDELRKVCGDEGVRVYSQLSVQKAVLEKQQGGSELEELVSKFHSKSQRRAEEDS; encoded by the exons ATGAGCCAACTGGG tGGCAGCCTGGGCCGGTCTGACTGTGTGGCCAAGATGAGTGCCAAGGACCTGTTTG AACAGAGGAAGAAGTACTCCAACTCCAATGTCATCATGCACGAGACCTCCCAGTACCATGTCCAG CACTTGGCCACATTCATCATGGACAAGACGGAGGCCATCGTGTCTGTGGAAGACGCCATCCGGAAGCTGGTGCAGCTGAGCTCCAAGGAGAAGATCTGGACGCAGGAGATGCTGCTGCGGGTCAATGACCAGTCGCTGCGGCTGCTGGACATCGAGTCCCAG gaggagctggagaactTCCCGCTGCCGACGGTGCGGCACACCCAGACGGTGCTGAACCAGCTGCGCTACCCGTCTGTGCTGCTGCTCGTGTGCCAGGACTCGGAGCAGACCAAGCCCGACGTGCACTTCTTCCACTGCGACgaggtggag GCCGAGCTGGTCCACGAGGACATCGAGAGCGCGCTGGCCGACTGCCGGCTGGGGAAGAAGATGCGGCCGCAGACCCTCAA GGGCCACCAGGAGAAGCTCCGGCAGCGGCAGTCGGTCCTGCCTCCCCCTCAGGGCCCGGCCCCCATCCCCTTCCAGCGCTACGGCGGGGACTCCCCTTCCACCAAGAACCGAGTGGGCCTGTCGGTGCCACTCAGCGAACCAG GCTTCCGCCGCCGGGAGTCGCTGGAGGAGGAACCACGGGCCCTGCTGGCTCAGAGGATAGAGAAGGAGACG CAAATCCTCAACTGTGGCCTGGACGACATTGAGTGGTTCGTGGCCCGGCTGCAGAAGGCCGCTGAGGCTTTCAAGCAGCTGAACCAGCGGAAGAAGGgcaagaagaaggggaagaaggggcCAGCAG AGGGCGTCCTCACACTGCGGGCACGGCCCCCCTCTGAGGCCGAGTTTGTTGACTGCTTCCAGAAAATCAAGCTGGCCATCAACCTGCTC gccaagCTGCAGAAGCACATCCAGAACCCCAGTGCGGCAGAGCTGGTGCACTTCCTCTTCGGGCCTCTGGACctg ATCGTCAGCACCTGTGGTGGCCCAGACATCGCTCGCTCCGTCTCCAGCCCTTTGCTCTCCCGTGACGCCGTGGGCTTCCTGCGCGGCCACCTAGTCCCCAAGGAGATGGCGCTGTGGGAGTCCCTGGGGGAGACCTGGACACGACCCCG CTCCGAGTGGCCACGGGAGCCGCAGGTGCTCCCCTACATGCCCAAGTTCCACAGCGGCTGGGAGCCGCCCCTGGACGTGCTGCAGGAGGCtccctgggaggtggaggggctggcGTCCGCCCCCAGTGAGGAG CCAACTCCAGTGAGCCGGCAGTCCTTTCGAAACTCCCTGAAGCACGGCCTCATATCTGAGCCCACAGCCCCAGGAGACGTCCTCTCCCAGGTCAGCTCCCCGCATGCTCACAG GGGCTACGAACCCACGCCGGCCATGGCCAAGTATGTCAAGGTCCTGTATGACTTCACAGCCCGCAATGCCAACGAGCTGTCAGTGCTGAAAGACGAAGtcctggag GTGCTGGAAGACAGCCACCAGTGGTGGAAGCTTCGAAATCGCAGTGGCCAGGCAGGCTATGTGCCCGGCAACATCCTGGCTGAGATCCGGCCGGAGGATGCCCCCCTCGAGCAG GCCAGTCTGAAATACTGGGGTccctccagcccaacccacaaGCTGCCCCCAAGCTTCGCTGGGAACAAAGACG AGCTGATCCACCACATGGACGAGGTCAACGACGAGCTGGTCAAGAAGATCAGCCACATCAAGGCGCAGGCGCAGCCGCAGAGGCACTTCCGCGTGGAGCGCAGCCAGCCGGTGCACCTGCCGCTCACCTACGAGTCCGGCCCCGGCGAGGTCCGTGCCTGGCTGGAAGCCAAGGCCTTCAGCGCGCG GGTCGTGGAGAACCTGGGCGTCCTGACGGGGCCCCAGCTCTTCTCCCTCAACAAAGACGAGCTGCGGAAGGTGTGCGGGGACGAGGGCGTCCGCGTGTACAGCCAGCTCTCCGTGCAGAAGGCCGTCCTGGAG AAGCAGCAAGGCGGGTCCGAGCTGGAGGAGCTCGTGAGCAAGTTCCATTCCAAGAGCCAGAGGCGGGCAGAAGAAGACAGCTAG
- the EPS8L2 gene encoding epidermal growth factor receptor kinase substrate 8-like protein 2 isoform X1, which yields MSQLGSVSCCPGAANGSLGRSDCVAKMSAKDLFEQRKKYSNSNVIMHETSQYHVQHLATFIMDKTEAIVSVEDAIRKLVQLSSKEKIWTQEMLLRVNDQSLRLLDIESQEELENFPLPTVRHTQTVLNQLRYPSVLLLVCQDSEQTKPDVHFFHCDEVEAELVHEDIESALADCRLGKKMRPQTLKGHQEKLRQRQSVLPPPQGPAPIPFQRYGGDSPSTKNRVGLSVPLSEPGFRRRESLEEEPRALLAQRIEKETQILNCGLDDIEWFVARLQKAAEAFKQLNQRKKGKKKGKKGPAEGVLTLRARPPSEAEFVDCFQKIKLAINLLAKLQKHIQNPSAAELVHFLFGPLDLIVSTCGGPDIARSVSSPLLSRDAVGFLRGHLVPKEMALWESLGETWTRPRSEWPREPQVLPYMPKFHSGWEPPLDVLQEAPWEVEGLASAPSEEPTPVSRQSFRNSLKHGLISEPTAPGDVLSQVSSPHAHRGYEPTPAMAKYVKVLYDFTARNANELSVLKDEVLEVLEDSHQWWKLRNRSGQAGYVPGNILAEIRPEDAPLEQASLKYWGPSSPTHKLPPSFAGNKDELIHHMDEVNDELVKKISHIKAQAQPQRHFRVERSQPVHLPLTYESGPGEVRAWLEAKAFSARVVENLGVLTGPQLFSLNKDELRKVCGDEGVRVYSQLSVQKAVLEKQQGGSELEELVSKFHSKSQRRAEEDS from the exons ATGAGCCAACTGGGGTCTGTGAGCTGTTGCCCGGGTGCTGCCAA tGGCAGCCTGGGCCGGTCTGACTGTGTGGCCAAGATGAGTGCCAAGGACCTGTTTG AACAGAGGAAGAAGTACTCCAACTCCAATGTCATCATGCACGAGACCTCCCAGTACCATGTCCAG CACTTGGCCACATTCATCATGGACAAGACGGAGGCCATCGTGTCTGTGGAAGACGCCATCCGGAAGCTGGTGCAGCTGAGCTCCAAGGAGAAGATCTGGACGCAGGAGATGCTGCTGCGGGTCAATGACCAGTCGCTGCGGCTGCTGGACATCGAGTCCCAG gaggagctggagaactTCCCGCTGCCGACGGTGCGGCACACCCAGACGGTGCTGAACCAGCTGCGCTACCCGTCTGTGCTGCTGCTCGTGTGCCAGGACTCGGAGCAGACCAAGCCCGACGTGCACTTCTTCCACTGCGACgaggtggag GCCGAGCTGGTCCACGAGGACATCGAGAGCGCGCTGGCCGACTGCCGGCTGGGGAAGAAGATGCGGCCGCAGACCCTCAA GGGCCACCAGGAGAAGCTCCGGCAGCGGCAGTCGGTCCTGCCTCCCCCTCAGGGCCCGGCCCCCATCCCCTTCCAGCGCTACGGCGGGGACTCCCCTTCCACCAAGAACCGAGTGGGCCTGTCGGTGCCACTCAGCGAACCAG GCTTCCGCCGCCGGGAGTCGCTGGAGGAGGAACCACGGGCCCTGCTGGCTCAGAGGATAGAGAAGGAGACG CAAATCCTCAACTGTGGCCTGGACGACATTGAGTGGTTCGTGGCCCGGCTGCAGAAGGCCGCTGAGGCTTTCAAGCAGCTGAACCAGCGGAAGAAGGgcaagaagaaggggaagaaggggcCAGCAG AGGGCGTCCTCACACTGCGGGCACGGCCCCCCTCTGAGGCCGAGTTTGTTGACTGCTTCCAGAAAATCAAGCTGGCCATCAACCTGCTC gccaagCTGCAGAAGCACATCCAGAACCCCAGTGCGGCAGAGCTGGTGCACTTCCTCTTCGGGCCTCTGGACctg ATCGTCAGCACCTGTGGTGGCCCAGACATCGCTCGCTCCGTCTCCAGCCCTTTGCTCTCCCGTGACGCCGTGGGCTTCCTGCGCGGCCACCTAGTCCCCAAGGAGATGGCGCTGTGGGAGTCCCTGGGGGAGACCTGGACACGACCCCG CTCCGAGTGGCCACGGGAGCCGCAGGTGCTCCCCTACATGCCCAAGTTCCACAGCGGCTGGGAGCCGCCCCTGGACGTGCTGCAGGAGGCtccctgggaggtggaggggctggcGTCCGCCCCCAGTGAGGAG CCAACTCCAGTGAGCCGGCAGTCCTTTCGAAACTCCCTGAAGCACGGCCTCATATCTGAGCCCACAGCCCCAGGAGACGTCCTCTCCCAGGTCAGCTCCCCGCATGCTCACAG GGGCTACGAACCCACGCCGGCCATGGCCAAGTATGTCAAGGTCCTGTATGACTTCACAGCCCGCAATGCCAACGAGCTGTCAGTGCTGAAAGACGAAGtcctggag GTGCTGGAAGACAGCCACCAGTGGTGGAAGCTTCGAAATCGCAGTGGCCAGGCAGGCTATGTGCCCGGCAACATCCTGGCTGAGATCCGGCCGGAGGATGCCCCCCTCGAGCAG GCCAGTCTGAAATACTGGGGTccctccagcccaacccacaaGCTGCCCCCAAGCTTCGCTGGGAACAAAGACG AGCTGATCCACCACATGGACGAGGTCAACGACGAGCTGGTCAAGAAGATCAGCCACATCAAGGCGCAGGCGCAGCCGCAGAGGCACTTCCGCGTGGAGCGCAGCCAGCCGGTGCACCTGCCGCTCACCTACGAGTCCGGCCCCGGCGAGGTCCGTGCCTGGCTGGAAGCCAAGGCCTTCAGCGCGCG GGTCGTGGAGAACCTGGGCGTCCTGACGGGGCCCCAGCTCTTCTCCCTCAACAAAGACGAGCTGCGGAAGGTGTGCGGGGACGAGGGCGTCCGCGTGTACAGCCAGCTCTCCGTGCAGAAGGCCGTCCTGGAG AAGCAGCAAGGCGGGTCCGAGCTGGAGGAGCTCGTGAGCAAGTTCCATTCCAAGAGCCAGAGGCGGGCAGAAGAAGACAGCTAG